The window GGTCTCGCCGAGCGTGATCCGCTTCAGGCCCGCCGCCGTGACCGTGAACGGCCTGCGCGGATCGATTCTTTTGATGGTATTCATCGCTTCACTCCAGCGCGCCGGCGACGAGTTCCGCCACGTCCAGCACTTCCGGACGCGGGCCGACCACGCCCTCGAGCATCGCCGTGCAATTCGGGCATCCGACAGCAACCACTTCCGCACCGATCGCACGCGCATCCGCGATCCGGATATCGGGAATGCGCTGCTTGCCGGGAATATCGGTCAGCGGCGCACCGCCGCCACCGCCGCAGCAGCGTCCGCGCATGCCGTGCCGCTCCATTTCGACCACCTGGATGCCGATCGATTTCAGCAGCTTGCGCGGCGCTTCGGTCTCGCCGTTATAGCGGCCCAGGTAGCACGGGTCGTGATAGGTCACGCGCTTGTCGCGCAGCGCGGCCGCGGCCTTCGGCGAGAGCTTGCCTTGCGCGACCAGCTCCGCGATGAAGCTCGTGTGATGCTGGACTGGGTAACGTCCGCCCAGTGCGCGGTATTCGTTTCGCAGGCTGTGCATCACGTGCGGATCGGCCGTAACGATCTGCTTGAAGCTCAATCGATCGAGCGTGCCGATCAAGCGTTTTGCGAGCCGCTGGAACGTCGCTTCGTCGCCGAGGCGCCGCGCGACATCGCCCGTATCCGTTTCACTGCCGCCGAGCACCGCATAGTCGACGCCCGCTTTGTTCAACACCTTCACCAGCGCACGCAGCGTGCGCTGATAGCGCATGTCGAACGCGCCTTCGCCGGCAATCAGCAGCACGTCGACGGGCTTGCCCGGTTGCGCGGTGGGCGCGTTCAGATCGACCGCCCAGTCGTAGCGCGCCGCGATGTCGTAGCCGCCCGCCGAGCCGGTCTCGCGCAGATTCGCGAGCACTTCAGCGCCCTTGCCCGGCACTTCGCCGTGCACGAGCGTCTGGTTGCGGCGCATGTCGACGATCGCATCGACGTGCTCGATCAGCATCGGACACTCTTGCACGCACGCGCGGCAGGTCGTGCACGACCAGAGCGTATTGGCTTCGATCAGGCTCGACACGATCGGTCCGTTCGGCTCGCCGCGATGCTGACCGACCGCGATGCCCGGCGTCGGGCTGCCGGCGTAGGCCGCGTCGCTGCCGCCCGCCATCCCGACGACGAGATCCTGAATCAGCTTCTTCGGGTTCAGCGGCTGGCCCGACGCGAACGCGGGACACGCCGCTTCGCACTTGCCGCACTGCACGCACGCGTCGAAGCTCAAGAGCTGGTTCCAGCGGAACTCGACCGGCTTCGCCACGCCATATTCCTGATGCTCGATGTCGGGCAGCTTCAGCGCAGTCGGCGGCGTCGCGCTACCGTTGCCGGTGAACGCTTCGCGGTTCGCCGCGAAACGCTCCTGGCGCGGATGGAACGCGAGATGCAGCAGGCCCGCGATCGCGTGCTTCATCGGGCCGCCTTTTGCCGCGCCGAACGTCATCGCAAACGCGCCGATGCCGATCAGCACCGCGAAGGTCACGGCAAGCCCCTTCGACATCGCCGGCGCCGGCACGGTCACGAACAGCAGCAGCCCCAGCGCGAACGACCCGAGCAGCCACGGCAGCGCATCCCAGGGGCCGCGCGAGAGCCGCGCCGGCACGTTCTTCGTGTGACGGCGGCGCCACACGAACACCGTTCCGATCAGCATCGCGAGCGCCGCAAGAAAGATCAGCTTGTCGAGCCACGGCGAATAAATCGCGAGCCCGTAGTTGACGAACACCAGCGCGAGCGCAGCGATCGCGCCGCCAGCGGTGGCGACGTGCGTCTTCGCGATGTAGGGATCGCGCGCGACCACGTGGTGCAGATCGACGAAATAGCGCTTCGGGATCGCGAACAGGTTCGCGACGCCGAACGCGCCTGGAGCAGTGGCCCGCCCGAGACGCCAGTACGACGAGCGCTTTACGACCGCGAACGCGAGCCCCGCCACCGACAGCCACAGCAATGCGGTAATCAGAAAGGCCGGATTCATCGTCAGAAATCCTTCGCGAGACGCAGTGCGTCGTAAATCGCGCCGTGGATGTTGTGCATCGAAATGCAATCGCCGACGCGGAACAGCAGGAAGCGGCCGTCGCCAAGTTGCTCCGCGAGCGACGGCTGCGGCTCGGCTGCGAAGAGCTTGTGCACGTCGACTTGTCCTTTGTTGACGGATTCGGGCTTGAGCTTCCAATAGAGCGCGTCGTTCGGCGTGACGCCGTTCTCGATCACGACCTGATCGACGGCACGCTCCTCTTGCTCTTCCGTGTACTCGTTGCGCAGCACGGCGATTTTCTTGCCGTCCTCTTCATACACGCGATCGAGCCAGTAGTTCGGCGTGTGAATCACGCCCTGCGCGTAGAGCCGGCGATAGAAAATCGGGAACGTCGTGCCGCCGACATCGTCGGCCACCTTGACGTCCGGCGTGACGATTTCGACCTTCGAGCCGCGGCTCGAGATGAAATCGGCCACACCCGCGCCCGCATGCGTGCTCACGCCGTCGTAGACGAGCACGTTCTGCTTCGGCTCGACACGTCCCGAGAGAATGTCCCACGAGCTGACCGCGAGCCCTTCCTCGACGCCCCACGCCGGCACCTGGTTCGTGAAACTCGAACCGCCGGTGGCGAGCACGATGATGTCGGGCTTCTCCGCGAGAATCATCTTGTCGTCGGCAGCGACGCCGAGGCGCCGGTCGACACCGATACGCTTCGTCTCCATATCGAACCAGCGGACGATGCCCGCCATCTGCTCACGCTGCGGCGCCTTCGCGGCAAGCAGGATCTGTCCGCCGACTTCGTTCTGCTTTTCGAACAGCACGACGTCGTGGCCGCGCAGACGCGCGACGCGAGCGGCTTCCAGACCCGCCGGGCCGGCGCCGACCACGACGACCTTGCGCTTCGGCCCACGCGACTTCTCGATCACGTGCGGCATCGTCGCTTCGCGCGACGTCGCGGCGTTCTGCACGCACAGCACGTCGAGACCGTTGTATTGGCGGTCGATGCAATAGTTCGCGCCGACGCATTGCTTGATTTCGTCTTCGCGTCCGTCGCGGATCTTGATGACCATGTGCGGGTCGGCGATCTGCGCGCGCGTCATGCCGACGAGATCGACCATCCCGCTCGCGAGCAAGCGCTCGGCCTGCCCCGCGTCGCGAATGCTCTGCGCGTGCATCACCGGCAGCTTGACGACCGACTTGATGCCCGCCGCGAGATGCACGAACGGCTCGGGTGGCAGCGCCATCGGCGGCATGCAGTTGGCGAGCGTGTTGTGCGTATCCGCGCCCGAGCCGATCACGCCGAGATAGTCGATCAAGCCGCTCTCGGACATCGCTTGCGCGATCTCCTTCAATTGTTCGTGATCGAGACCGTCTTCATGGAATTCGTCACCGCACATCCGCAGGCCAACGCAGAAGTCGGGGCCGACCGCCTCGCGCACCGCCTTCAGGACTTCGACACCGAAGCGCAGCCGGTTCGTGAGGCTGCCGCCCCATTCGTCGGTGCGGAAGTTCGTGCGCGGGCTCCAGAACTGATCGATCAGATGCTGGTGCGCAGCGGAGATCTCGATGCCGTCCATTCCGGCATCCTTCACGCGCTTCGCCGCCGCCGCGAAATCGCCGATGATGCGGCGGATTTCCTCGACCTCGATGATCTTCGCGTTGCCGCGGTGCACGGGCTCGCGCACCCCCGAGGGCGACATCAAATGCGGCCAGTGCTCGCCATGGAATGCCGAGCGGCGTCCCATGTGCGTCGCCTGGATCATGATCTTTGCGCCGTGGCGGTGCATCGCTTCGGCGAGGCGCGAGAGCGGATCGATGATCTTGTCGGTCGCGAGATTCACCGACTTCCACCATCCCTGCGGGCTATCGATCGACACCGGGCTCGATCCGCCGCACACGGCAAGGCCGACACCGCCCTTCGCCTTCTCCTCGTAGTAGCGGATATAGCGGTCGCCGGGCAACCCGCCCGGCTCCGCATAGACCTCGGCGTGCGCCGTGCTGACGATCCGGTTGCGCAGCGTGAGCTGGTTGAGCGTCAGGGGTTTGAACAGATGGGGATAGCGCATCTCAGGCAACCTCGAACTTAGTGCTTTTACCGCGTGTTATTGAGCAAGCGGCGAAACTTCGAATACGCAATGGTCGTGGCCTTCGGCCGCACATTGCACTTCTTTCGATTGCGAACGCGGCGCATGCTTGCCGCTATCGCTTGTGTCGTTCACCCAGTCCATCGCTCCCGCGAACCACCCGGCAAACATGTAGCAAAGCTTGCCTTCCTTGCCCGGCTGCTGGAGCACGAACGACGAATGGCGCAGCTCGATGCGCGCATGCGCACTTGCCGGATCCGCCTCGACGATCTTGAAGAGCCCCCAACCGCGTTGCGACAGGCGTTTCAAGTAGTGCTCGAAAACCGCCATGCCGCTGATGCCGTGCTGCTTTGCTTCCTTATCGCACCAGTGATACGCGGACTTGTAGCCGGCCTTGTAAAGAATCTCGGCATACGCCTCGCGGCCGAGCGCTTCCTCGACGGCCGTGTGGTTGTTCGTGAAGAAATGACGCGGGACGTACAGCATCGCCAGCGCGTCGGTGGTCCAGACGCCGGTATTGGGATCGACGTCGATCGGCAGTTGCGGTTGCATCGAATGACTCCGTGAGGAAAAAAGGCCGCACCCCACCTTTCTGTAGGCGCGGCATCGTCCGCGTGCCCGCGCGGGCACGTTCCGTTTTCTTGTTGGTGAAATCGCTGGCTTCGGCGGGGGGGCCGGCGCTTACGCGCCCCACACGTCCTTGAACACGCGCACCCAGTTCTCGCCCATGATCTTGCGGATGCGCGTCTCGCTCCAGCCCGCGCGCTCCATCGCGGTGGTCAGGTTCGGAAACTCGCCGATCGTGCGAATGCCTTCCGGGTTGATCACCTTGCCGAAATTCGTCAGCTGGCGATAGCGGCCCTTGTCGTGCGTGAGCATGTCGAAGAATTCCTTCGCGTAGTCCTGCGTGAAATCCGTGCCGATGCCGACTGCGTCTTCGCCGATCAGGTTCACGACATAATCGATCGCTTCGATGTAGTCGTCGATCGTCGCTTCGATGCCGCGCTTCAGGAACGGCGCAAACATCGTCACGCCGACAAAACCACCGGCATCGGCGATCTCTTTCAATTGCTCGTCGCTCTTGTTGCGCGGATGCTGCTTGAGCCCCGACGGCAGGCAGTGCGAGTAGCAGACGGGCTTCTTCGAGAACGCGATCGCTTCCGATGACGTATTGCCGCCGACGTGCGACAAGTCGACCATGATCCCGACGCGGTTCATCTCAGTGATCACTTCACGGCCGAAGTCGGACAAGCCGCCGTCACGCTCGTAGCAGCCGGTGCCGACGAGGTTCTGCGTGTTGTAGCAGAGCTGCACGACACGCACGCCCATGTCGGCGAACGCTTCGATATAGCCGAGGTTGTCCTCGAACGCGTGCGCGTTCTGGAAGCCCAGGATGACCCCGGTCTTGCCTTCCTGCTTCGCGCGGAAAATGTCGTCCGTCGCGCGAACCAGCGTCAGCAATTCGCCGTTGTCACGGATCTTCTTCTTCATCACGCCGATGTTGTCCACGGTCTTCGTGAAGTTCTCCCAGACCGACACCGTGCAGTTCGCGGCCGTGATGCCGCCCTTTCTCATGTCTTCGAATACCGAACGCTCGAACTTCGAGATGTTCAGGCCGTCGATGATGATGCTGTCCTGATGCAGCGTGCTCATGTATGGCTCCAGTCTTGTCGGGGGCGGTCGAATCAGTAGATCGGAAAGCGCTCGCACAGCGCGAAGATCTCGCGGCGCACGCGCTGCTCAGTCGCATGGTCCCCTTCCGGGTTCGCGCGCAGCGCGTCGAACACCTCGAGGATCAGGCGGCCGATCTCGCGGAACGCCGCGACGCCGAAGCCGCGCGTCGTGCCGGCCGGCGTGCCGAGACGGATGCCCGACGTGACGGTCGGCTTCTCGGTGTCGAACGGAATGCCGTTCTTGTTGCAGGTGATGCCCGCGCGTTCGAGCGCCTGCTCGACTTGCGTGCCCTTGAGACCCTTCGGACGCAGATCGACGAGCAGCAAATGGTTGTCCGTGCCGCCCGTCACGAGATCGACGCCGCCCGCCTTAAGCACCTCGCCGAGCGCCTGCGCATTCGCGAGCACGTTGTCGATGTAGGTCTTGAAGTCAGCCTGCAACACCTCGCCGAA is drawn from Trinickia violacea and contains these coding sequences:
- a CDS encoding (Fe-S)-binding protein is translated as MNPAFLITALLWLSVAGLAFAVVKRSSYWRLGRATAPGAFGVANLFAIPKRYFVDLHHVVARDPYIAKTHVATAGGAIAALALVFVNYGLAIYSPWLDKLIFLAALAMLIGTVFVWRRRHTKNVPARLSRGPWDALPWLLGSFALGLLLFVTVPAPAMSKGLAVTFAVLIGIGAFAMTFGAAKGGPMKHAIAGLLHLAFHPRQERFAANREAFTGNGSATPPTALKLPDIEHQEYGVAKPVEFRWNQLLSFDACVQCGKCEAACPAFASGQPLNPKKLIQDLVVGMAGGSDAAYAGSPTPGIAVGQHRGEPNGPIVSSLIEANTLWSCTTCRACVQECPMLIEHVDAIVDMRRNQTLVHGEVPGKGAEVLANLRETGSAGGYDIAARYDWAVDLNAPTAQPGKPVDVLLIAGEGAFDMRYQRTLRALVKVLNKAGVDYAVLGGSETDTGDVARRLGDEATFQRLAKRLIGTLDRLSFKQIVTADPHVMHSLRNEYRALGGRYPVQHHTSFIAELVAQGKLSPKAAAALRDKRVTYHDPCYLGRYNGETEAPRKLLKSIGIQVVEMERHGMRGRCCGGGGGAPLTDIPGKQRIPDIRIADARAIGAEVVAVGCPNCTAMLEGVVGPRPEVLDVAELVAGALE
- a CDS encoding NADH:flavin oxidoreductase, whose protein sequence is MRYPHLFKPLTLNQLTLRNRIVSTAHAEVYAEPGGLPGDRYIRYYEEKAKGGVGLAVCGGSSPVSIDSPQGWWKSVNLATDKIIDPLSRLAEAMHRHGAKIMIQATHMGRRSAFHGEHWPHLMSPSGVREPVHRGNAKIIEVEEIRRIIGDFAAAAKRVKDAGMDGIEISAAHQHLIDQFWSPRTNFRTDEWGGSLTNRLRFGVEVLKAVREAVGPDFCVGLRMCGDEFHEDGLDHEQLKEIAQAMSESGLIDYLGVIGSGADTHNTLANCMPPMALPPEPFVHLAAGIKSVVKLPVMHAQSIRDAGQAERLLASGMVDLVGMTRAQIADPHMVIKIRDGREDEIKQCVGANYCIDRQYNGLDVLCVQNAATSREATMPHVIEKSRGPKRKVVVVGAGPAGLEAARVARLRGHDVVLFEKQNEVGGQILLAAKAPQREQMAGIVRWFDMETKRIGVDRRLGVAADDKMILAEKPDIIVLATGGSSFTNQVPAWGVEEGLAVSSWDILSGRVEPKQNVLVYDGVSTHAGAGVADFISSRGSKVEIVTPDVKVADDVGGTTFPIFYRRLYAQGVIHTPNYWLDRVYEEDGKKIAVLRNEYTEEQEERAVDQVVIENGVTPNDALYWKLKPESVNKGQVDVHKLFAAEPQPSLAEQLGDGRFLLFRVGDCISMHNIHGAIYDALRLAKDF
- a CDS encoding DUF5943 domain-containing protein, yielding MQPQLPIDVDPNTGVWTTDALAMLYVPRHFFTNNHTAVEEALGREAYAEILYKAGYKSAYHWCDKEAKQHGISGMAVFEHYLKRLSQRGWGLFKIVEADPASAHARIELRHSSFVLQQPGKEGKLCYMFAGWFAGAMDWVNDTSDSGKHAPRSQSKEVQCAAEGHDHCVFEVSPLAQ
- a CDS encoding dipeptidase, which encodes MSTLHQDSIIIDGLNISKFERSVFEDMRKGGITAANCTVSVWENFTKTVDNIGVMKKKIRDNGELLTLVRATDDIFRAKQEGKTGVILGFQNAHAFEDNLGYIEAFADMGVRVVQLCYNTQNLVGTGCYERDGGLSDFGREVITEMNRVGIMVDLSHVGGNTSSEAIAFSKKPVCYSHCLPSGLKQHPRNKSDEQLKEIADAGGFVGVTMFAPFLKRGIEATIDDYIEAIDYVVNLIGEDAVGIGTDFTQDYAKEFFDMLTHDKGRYRQLTNFGKVINPEGIRTIGEFPNLTTAMERAGWSETRIRKIMGENWVRVFKDVWGA